Proteins from one Desulfonema limicola genomic window:
- a CDS encoding BrnT family toxin has protein sequence MDKIYKKILSQCEGFEWDDGNINKNWLKHKVSHAECEQIFFNKPLVIQDDRKHSEAEKRFYALGRTDSRRTLFIAFTVRNKRIRVISARDMSQKERKAYSNE, from the coding sequence ATGGATAAGATATACAAGAAAATATTGAGCCAATGTGAAGGTTTTGAGTGGGATGATGGAAATATTAATAAAAATTGGCTGAAACATAAAGTCAGTCATGCAGAATGCGAACAGATATTTTTTAATAAACCATTAGTAATCCAAGATGACAGAAAACATTCAGAGGCAGAAAAAAGATTTTATGCACTTGGCAGAACTGACTCAAGAAGAACCCTATTCATTGCCTTTACTGTTAGAAACAAGCGTATTCGTGTCATTTCTGCAAGAGACATGAGCCAAAAAGAAAGGAAGGCATACAGTAATGAGTAA
- a CDS encoding nucleotidyltransferase domain-containing protein, which translates to MDKTEAVIKLERYKKLLSKEMHFDKMILFGSYAKGNQRKDSDIDVAIVVDKIQGDYFSTRPLLWRIRREVDDRIEPVILEKSNDESGFLKEVIKNGIPI; encoded by the coding sequence ATGGATAAAACAGAGGCTGTAATAAAACTTGAAAGATACAAAAAGCTTCTTTCAAAAGAAATGCATTTTGATAAAATGATTTTATTCGGTTCTTATGCGAAAGGAAATCAGAGAAAAGACAGTGATATAGATGTCGCAATTGTTGTTGATAAAATACAGGGAGATTATTTTTCAACACGACCTTTGTTGTGGAGAATAAGAAGAGAAGTAGATGACAGAATCGAACCTGTTATTTTAGAGAAAAGTAATGATGAAAGCGGATTTTTAAAAGAAGTGATAAAAAATGGAATTCCGATATAA
- a CDS encoding 3'(2'),5'-bisphosphate nucleotidase, producing the protein MLYQKELETALNAVGKASMLCQDAQKDFVNPGTVEKQDRSPVTIADFGSQAVINLALIKAFPNDPVIGEEDSAILKENKELCQKVMNLVRKQSGDISETQVLEAIDAEPIDKDFTRRFWTVDPIDGTKGFLRGEQYAVALALVENGRPVLGVLGCPNFPADNGKKGCILYGLKGQGSFMYSSDALKSFDTIEKKISVARDSSAENARFCESFEKAHASHDVHAQICRIVGIKASPFRMDSQAKYAAVASGKASVYLRLPRVKGYKEKIWDHAAGVIIVEEAGGRVTDFNGSALDFSAGISLLNNTGILATNSHLHEDVLKAIKIIREQKK; encoded by the coding sequence ATGTTATATCAAAAAGAACTTGAAACTGCTCTTAATGCTGTTGGAAAAGCATCCATGCTGTGCCAGGATGCTCAGAAAGATTTTGTTAATCCAGGAACAGTTGAAAAACAGGACAGATCACCGGTTACTATTGCTGATTTTGGAAGCCAGGCTGTTATAAATCTTGCTCTGATTAAAGCATTTCCCAATGATCCTGTTATTGGTGAAGAGGATTCTGCCATATTAAAGGAAAACAAGGAATTGTGCCAAAAAGTAATGAATCTTGTCAGAAAACAGTCAGGGGATATTTCCGAAACTCAGGTATTGGAAGCTATTGATGCAGAACCTATAGACAAGGATTTTACAAGACGATTCTGGACTGTTGATCCTATTGACGGTACAAAAGGGTTTCTAAGAGGGGAACAATATGCAGTTGCACTTGCTCTTGTGGAAAATGGAAGGCCTGTGCTTGGGGTACTGGGATGTCCCAATTTTCCGGCAGATAATGGGAAAAAAGGCTGTATTTTATATGGATTAAAAGGACAGGGTTCTTTTATGTATTCTTCTGATGCTTTAAAATCCTTTGACACCATAGAAAAAAAGATTTCAGTTGCCAGGGATTCATCTGCTGAAAATGCCCGTTTTTGCGAGTCTTTTGAAAAAGCTCATGCTTCCCATGATGTTCATGCACAAATCTGCAGGATTGTGGGAATAAAAGCTTCACCCTTTCGCATGGACAGCCAGGCAAAATATGCGGCAGTAGCTTCAGGAAAGGCTTCAGTATATCTGCGCCTTCCCAGGGTCAAGGGATATAAGGAAAAGATATGGGATCATGCAGCAGGAGTGATTATAGTTGAAGAAGCAGGAGGCCGTGTTACAGATTTTAACGGCAGTGCCCTGGATTTTTCAGCAGGCATAAGCCTGTTAAACAACACAGGCATTCTTGCCACAAACAGCCATCTTCATGAAGATGTTTTAAAAGCCATAAAAATAATCAGAGAGCAGAAAAAATAA
- a CDS encoding adenine-specific methyltransferase EcoRI family protein has protein sequence MDDLGNRIVSPNNCLWLTNLDTFKRHEDIFLTKRYFGNENKYPKYDNYNGINVNKTKDIPLDYKGAMGVPITFLHKFNPDQFEIIKFRKGDDEKDLSINGKCPYFRILIKNKRIQTECIDLTEKEKTMYNKSFNRTAGNQSFQGIAVKAPCNSLNYRQKGDRY, from the coding sequence ATAGACGATTTAGGAAACAGAATAGTTTCTCCAAACAACTGCTTATGGTTAACCAATTTAGATACGTTCAAGCGACACGAAGATATTTTTCTTACAAAGAGATATTTTGGAAACGAAAATAAATACCCGAAATATGACAATTATAATGGGATTAATGTTAACAAAACAAAAGACATACCATTAGACTATAAAGGAGCTATGGGCGTACCAATTACATTTCTGCATAAATTTAACCCTGATCAATTTGAAATAATTAAATTCAGAAAAGGGGATGATGAGAAAGATTTATCAATAAATGGAAAATGTCCATATTTTAGAATCCTAATCAAAAATAAACGGATACAAACTGAATGTATAGATTTAACTGAAAAAGAAAAAACAATGTATAACAAGTCGTTCAACCGGACAGCGGGCAACCAATCATTTCAGGGAATTGCAGTGAAGGCACCCTGCAACTCCCTGAACTATCGTCAGAAAGGAGATCGGTATTAA
- a CDS encoding PIN domain-containing protein — MNGKYFLDTNILIYSIGNLIPKKITSVSLIGKNAMISTQIITESANVMYRKLKYGYSEIRSVTDKFAEKMNLHIITHHTIRTAFDIAEKYGYSYYDSQVIACAVESECAILYSEDLQHNQLIENCLRIINPFQTFAKTDT; from the coding sequence ATGAACGGTAAATATTTTCTTGATACCAATATCCTGATTTACAGTATCGGCAACCTCATACCAAAGAAAATTACCTCTGTCAGCCTGATAGGTAAAAATGCGATGATTTCGACACAAATCATTACCGAATCCGCAAATGTGATGTATCGAAAACTTAAATATGGTTATTCGGAAATACGCTCCGTAACCGACAAGTTTGCAGAAAAGATGAATCTGCATATCATCACTCATCATACGATCAGAACTGCCTTTGATATTGCAGAAAAATACGGATATTCTTATTACGACAGTCAGGTAATTGCCTGTGCCGTGGAATCTGAGTGCGCCATTCTTTATTCGGAAGATTTGCAGCACAATCAGTTGATTGAAAACTGTCTCAGAATAATAAATCCCTTTCAGACTTTTGCTAAAACAGATACCTAA
- a CDS encoding response regulator — MRFYKLFYKINTPVIISCFILMILYGIGFYFFDIYPFKLIEKTEHQTIYLIVFFIALLVPFLTIIIIYNFMIAWFILKPVSILTDKIRKMYENNCENQAGLNPEDEIKEITEEFDKMSKRSKTAFDLLIKARQEAEAANLAKNDFLAKMSHEIRTPMNAIIGLTHLALRTELNERQRNYINKIKSSSHALLGVINDILDFSKIEAGKMELDYAEFSLEEVLDTVSHLLKVQAEEKGIEILFSIAHDIPQILMGDSLRLGQVLINLTGNALKFTQSGEIIIGVNILDAPDLPYDRIKLIFSVKDTGIGISSDTMSDLFDAFTQADGSITRIFGGTGLGLAICKRLTEMMNGEISAESEPGKGSIFTFTGEFGIKAQKISKKIEIHPSLKGTRVLVTDDNQSSRNVLRDMLLSFAFEVVTAASGIEAISVLEQSDRPFQLVCLDWNMPGMDGLETARHISNNAKIFNEPKIIIISGYGERLADLSLDMKPDAILIKPVNRSFLLKTITETLVPRITMTRYPAKTVNKNDSLRSVCGAKVLLVEDNKINQQVAREILESECFDVHIAENGQQAIDMIKHTCIDIILMDIQMPVMDGYESAKKIRALNPELPIIAMTANAMSGEKEKCLNSGMNDYLSKPIEPETLFTVLVKWINREKLSRDIKTTDKPAEKNTGKRALFLPDNLPGINTETGLRSVAGNKELYIKILKEFSEDYSKFVDTVNTSLDKKDYAHVKMLTHTLKSVSGYMGAMNLHSIVCKLEPAVKEKNLGLCADLTARLAKELNEVFQSIDIIQDKNMPQSVQSISLEESEHTSKIYFLSSKLERLLIEGDSGAGDYLEELKHYLKGKCSEEQINLLEKQINNYDFEYAGKTLSKIIKDFADILENKCLYSENGENQ, encoded by the coding sequence ATGAGATTTTATAAACTCTTTTACAAGATTAATACACCTGTAATCATATCATGCTTTATTCTTATGATTTTATATGGGATTGGTTTTTATTTTTTTGATATTTATCCTTTTAAATTAATAGAAAAAACTGAGCATCAAACAATTTATTTAATTGTTTTTTTTATAGCCCTTCTGGTTCCTTTTTTAACTATTATTATTATTTATAATTTTATGATTGCCTGGTTTATTTTAAAGCCTGTTTCTATTCTTACTGATAAAATAAGAAAAATGTATGAAAACAATTGTGAAAATCAGGCAGGTTTGAATCCAGAAGATGAAATCAAGGAAATAACAGAAGAATTTGATAAAATGTCCAAAAGATCAAAAACTGCTTTTGATCTTTTAATAAAAGCCAGGCAGGAAGCAGAAGCCGCCAATCTTGCAAAAAATGATTTTCTTGCAAAGATGAGCCATGAGATACGAACTCCCATGAATGCAATTATCGGCCTGACTCATCTTGCACTAAGGACAGAACTTAATGAAAGACAAAGAAATTATATTAATAAAATCAAATCATCTTCCCATGCTTTGCTAGGTGTTATTAATGATATTCTTGATTTTTCAAAGATTGAAGCTGGAAAAATGGAACTGGATTATGCAGAATTTTCTCTTGAAGAAGTTTTAGATACAGTATCCCATCTTCTAAAGGTTCAGGCTGAAGAAAAGGGGATTGAGATATTATTTTCAATAGCCCATGATATACCCCAGATTCTTATGGGTGATTCCCTCCGCTTAGGACAGGTTTTAATCAATTTAACCGGTAATGCCCTTAAATTTACACAATCTGGAGAAATAATTATAGGTGTCAATATCCTGGATGCTCCTGATCTGCCTTATGACCGAATTAAATTAATTTTTTCTGTTAAAGATACAGGAATAGGAATTTCATCTGATACCATGAGTGATCTGTTTGACGCTTTTACCCAGGCAGACGGTTCAATTACAAGGATATTTGGAGGAACCGGCCTCGGCCTGGCTATATGCAAGCGCTTGACAGAGATGATGAACGGTGAAATCAGTGCTGAAAGTGAACCAGGAAAGGGAAGTATTTTTACATTTACCGGGGAATTTGGAATCAAAGCACAAAAAATATCAAAAAAAATAGAAATTCATCCATCTCTTAAAGGAACGAGAGTTCTGGTAACAGATGATAATCAAAGTTCAAGAAATGTTTTAAGGGATATGCTTTTATCCTTTGCCTTTGAAGTTGTAACTGCTGCATCTGGAATAGAGGCTATTTCTGTACTGGAACAATCTGACAGGCCCTTTCAACTTGTATGCCTGGACTGGAATATGCCTGGCATGGACGGCCTTGAAACTGCAAGGCACATAAGCAATAATGCAAAGATTTTTAATGAACCCAAGATTATAATAATAAGCGGTTATGGTGAAAGACTTGCTGATTTATCCTTAGACATGAAACCAGATGCAATTCTCATAAAACCTGTGAACCGTTCTTTTCTTCTGAAAACAATCACAGAAACCCTGGTTCCCAGGATCACTATGACAAGATACCCTGCAAAAACTGTGAATAAAAACGATTCATTACGCTCTGTATGCGGGGCAAAGGTTTTGCTTGTAGAAGATAATAAGATTAACCAGCAGGTAGCCAGGGAAATCCTGGAAAGCGAGTGTTTTGATGTTCATATTGCAGAAAACGGGCAGCAGGCCATAGATATGATAAAACACACCTGTATAGATATAATTCTTATGGATATCCAGATGCCTGTAATGGACGGATATGAGTCTGCAAAAAAAATAAGGGCATTAAATCCCGAGCTTCCCATAATTGCCATGACTGCCAATGCAATGTCAGGTGAAAAAGAAAAATGTCTGAACTCAGGAATGAACGATTATTTAAGCAAGCCTATTGAACCTGAAACACTGTTTACAGTTCTGGTAAAATGGATAAACCGTGAAAAATTATCACGGGATATAAAAACAACAGATAAGCCTGCTGAAAAGAATACAGGGAAAAGAGCCTTGTTTCTGCCTGACAACCTGCCTGGAATCAATACTGAAACAGGACTCAGGAGTGTTGCAGGAAACAAGGAACTTTATATTAAAATATTAAAAGAATTTTCAGAAGATTATTCAAAATTTGTTGACACTGTCAATACATCTTTGGATAAAAAAGATTATGCTCATGTTAAAATGCTGACCCATACATTAAAAAGCGTTTCCGGTTATATGGGTGCTATGAACCTGCATTCCATAGTGTGTAAACTTGAACCTGCTGTAAAAGAAAAAAACCTTGGATTATGTGCAGATTTAACAGCCAGACTTGCAAAAGAATTAAATGAGGTTTTTCAATCAATAGATATTATTCAGGATAAAAATATGCCCCAGTCTGTTCAATCCATATCTCTTGAAGAATCAGAACATACTTCAAAGATATATTTTCTTTCAAGCAAACTGGAGCGTCTTTTAATTGAGGGTGATTCAGGAGCAGGAGATTATCTTGAAGAACTTAAACATTATTTAAAGGGCAAATGCTCTGAGGAACAAATAAATTTACTGGAAAAACAGATAAATAATTATGATTTTGAATATGCTGGAAAAACCCTTTCAAAAATAATTAAAGATTTTGCTGATATTTTGGAAAACAAATGTTTATATTCAGAAAATGGGGAAAACCAATGA
- a CDS encoding HEPN domain-containing protein, which translates to MTDQIDYWKEISDYDIETAEAMLKSRRYLYVGFMSHQSVEKILKACFVKKHGDTAPFSHSLSYIAKQAEIYEYFSEEQKEFIDILEPMNIECRYPTHKEQLLKKV; encoded by the coding sequence ATGACAGACCAGATAGATTATTGGAAAGAAATTTCAGATTATGATATTGAGACTGCTGAAGCAATGCTGAAAAGCAGGCGATATCTTTATGTCGGATTTATGTCTCATCAGTCTGTCGAAAAAATATTGAAAGCCTGTTTTGTTAAAAAGCATGGTGATACTGCCCCATTCTCCCACAGTCTTTCATATATCGCAAAACAAGCTGAAATTTATGAATATTTTTCAGAAGAACAAAAAGAATTCATAGACATACTTGAACCGATGAATATCGAATGCAGATATCCGACTCACAAAGAACAACTGCTAAAAAAAGTTTAA
- a CDS encoding leucine-rich repeat domain-containing protein, with translation MKRKLTIFVLIYLFFSTNLYADISLLERNALIDFYNSTEGTNWTNQTNWLGSPGTECEWYGITCSNNHITKIYLYENNLSGSIPKSIGNLSNLESINLIHNQLTGTIPKEFCNLINLKELELGDSYGGGYNQLTGTIPEELGNLINLEKLKLGNNMTGIIPPELGNLSNLKSLILRGNQISGNIPSELSNLTNLEIVVLENTQLTGSIPSWLGSLTNLKYLYLANNHTGTIPVELGNLSNLKVLCMRQNQLTGVIPPELGNLTNLEQLRLHSNMLTGSIPSELCNLINLKILYMHYNQISGAIPLSIGNLTQLEKINLSNNELQGYIPSEFVNLLNLIDNESDFRNNALCTPTSTLLNFINSKQIDGDWISSQDIKFDIRDAINILQIIAEINPEEINLICDINGDNKIGIEEAIYALMTVSKN, from the coding sequence ATGAAAAGAAAACTTACAATTTTTGTATTGATCTACTTGTTCTTTAGCACCAATTTATATGCTGATATTTCTCTCTTAGAAAGAAATGCTTTAATTGATTTTTACAATAGTACAGAAGGAACTAATTGGACTAATCAAACAAACTGGCTTGGTTCTCCCGGTACTGAATGTGAATGGTATGGAATTACCTGCTCAAATAATCATATAACAAAAATTTATCTTTATGAAAACAATTTGTCAGGAAGCATACCTAAATCTATCGGGAACTTATCCAATCTTGAAAGTATTAATTTAATTCATAACCAATTAACAGGAACAATACCTAAAGAATTTTGCAATTTAATAAATTTAAAAGAACTTGAATTAGGAGATAGTTATGGAGGAGGTTATAATCAATTAACAGGAACAATACCTGAAGAACTGGGTAATTTGATAAATTTAGAAAAACTCAAATTGGGAAATAACATGACAGGAATAATACCTCCTGAATTGGGAAATTTATCAAATCTGAAATCGCTTATTCTGAGAGGAAATCAGATATCAGGCAATATTCCTTCAGAACTAAGTAATCTTACAAATCTTGAAATTGTTGTCTTAGAAAATACACAACTCACAGGTTCGATTCCGAGCTGGCTGGGGAGTTTAACAAATTTAAAATACTTATATCTGGCTAACAACCATACCGGAACTATTCCAGTTGAATTAGGAAATTTATCAAATCTTAAAGTACTTTGTATGAGACAAAATCAGCTTACAGGCGTTATTCCACCTGAACTTGGCAATCTTACAAATCTTGAACAGCTCAGACTTCATTCTAATATGTTAACGGGTTCCATTCCTTCTGAACTTTGCAATCTTATAAATTTAAAAATACTTTATATGCATTATAATCAGATTTCCGGTGCAATTCCTCTGTCTATCGGAAATCTTACCCAGTTGGAAAAAATTAATTTATCAAATAATGAACTGCAAGGTTATATTCCTTCAGAATTTGTAAATTTATTAAATCTTATTGATAATGAAAGTGATTTCCGAAATAACGCTTTATGCACTCCAACCTCTACTCTATTGAATTTTATAAACAGCAAACAAATTGACGGTGACTGGATAAGCAGTCAGGACATAAAATTTGATATTAGAGATGCAATTAATATTTTACAGATAATTGCTGAAATTAATCCAGAAGAAATTAATTTAATCTGTGATATAAACGGAGATAATAAAATAGGAATAGAAGAAGCTATCTACGCTTTAATGACAGTATCTAAAAATTAA
- a CDS encoding aldo/keto reductase → MELRTLGKTEIKISPVIMGTWQAGKVMWAGIEDSQTIKAMQAAFDAGINTFDTATVYGDGHSEQIIAKALGSVRTEIVIATKVFAHSLAYDKVFEACHKSLKDLNTDYIDLYQIHWPAGSFGSKNIPVEETMSALNKLKEQGKIRAAGVSNFSKEQIEEAEQYGQIDSFQPPYSLFWRFAEAEAIPYCTENNISVLAYSPMAQGILTGKFGTEPKFSKKDHRAKNKLFQPENYQRILAALDQLKPIADRNNITLGQLALAWVISNPGVNAIAGARNPEQAAQNAKAGSIKLCEEDVREMDEIGKSVTDHLEDDPVMWKW, encoded by the coding sequence ATGGAACTGAGAACACTTGGAAAAACAGAAATAAAAATCAGCCCGGTTATAATGGGAACCTGGCAGGCAGGAAAGGTTATGTGGGCAGGAATTGAAGATTCCCAGACCATAAAGGCAATGCAGGCCGCCTTTGATGCGGGCATTAATACCTTTGATACTGCAACGGTTTATGGGGACGGGCATTCAGAGCAGATCATAGCCAAAGCACTTGGGAGCGTAAGAACTGAGATAGTTATCGCCACTAAGGTTTTTGCCCATTCCCTGGCATATGACAAGGTTTTTGAAGCATGTCATAAATCTTTAAAGGACCTTAATACTGATTATATTGACCTGTATCAGATTCACTGGCCTGCCGGATCTTTTGGCAGTAAAAACATACCTGTTGAAGAAACCATGAGCGCACTTAACAAGTTAAAGGAACAGGGAAAGATCAGGGCAGCAGGTGTATCCAATTTTTCAAAAGAACAGATTGAAGAAGCAGAACAATACGGACAGATTGACAGTTTTCAGCCTCCTTATTCCCTGTTCTGGAGATTTGCGGAAGCTGAAGCAATTCCATACTGCACTGAAAACAATATCAGCGTACTTGCATATTCACCAATGGCACAGGGAATACTTACAGGAAAATTCGGGACTGAACCTAAATTCTCAAAAAAGGATCACCGGGCTAAAAACAAGCTGTTTCAGCCCGAAAATTACCAAAGGATACTGGCAGCTCTGGATCAACTCAAACCCATTGCAGACCGCAATAATATAACTCTGGGCCAGCTTGCCCTTGCATGGGTAATTTCAAATCCAGGGGTCAACGCCATAGCAGGGGCAAGAAATCCTGAGCAGGCAGCCCAGAATGCAAAAGCAGGGAGCATAAAACTGTGTGAAGAAGATGTCCGTGAAATGGATGAAATCGGGAAAAGCGTAACGGATCATCTTGAAGATGACCCGGTTATGTGGAAATGGTGA
- a CDS encoding BrnA antitoxin family protein, which produces MSKQIPKFKNEEEEREFWATHDSTDYINWDKAEKITFSNLKPSVKKISLRLPETMIEELKLLANKRDVPYQSLLKIFLAERIEKELSTH; this is translated from the coding sequence ATGAGTAAACAAATACCAAAATTTAAGAACGAAGAAGAAGAAAGAGAGTTTTGGGCAACTCATGACTCCACTGACTACATCAACTGGGATAAAGCTGAAAAAATCACATTTTCCAATCTTAAGCCTTCAGTTAAAAAAATATCCCTGCGTCTTCCAGAAACTATGATTGAGGAGCTTAAACTTCTGGCAAACAAAAGAGATGTTCCATATCAATCACTTTTAAAAATATTTCTTGCTGAACGTATAGAAAAAGAACTTAGTACGCACTAA